In Eretmochelys imbricata isolate rEreImb1 chromosome 14, rEreImb1.hap1, whole genome shotgun sequence, a genomic segment contains:
- the LOC144274031 gene encoding olfactory receptor 14A16-like has protein sequence MSNQTTVTEFLLLGFSDVQELQILHFVVFLVIYLAALVGNLLIFMAIAFDHHLHTPMYFFLMNLSILDLGSISVTIPKSLANYMLNTRSISYAGCVAQVFLFIFFTEADFAFLTVMAYDRYVAICKPLHYETVMNRRACVQMAASAWISGILYSVLHTGNTFALTFCGANMVDQFFCEISQLLKLACSDSYLTEVGVIAFNVCLTLSFFVLIIVSYVQVFTTVLRIPSEQVWHKAFSTCLPHLIVVSLFVCTGAFAYLKPTSSSISGLDLFVAVLYSVVPPMMNPIIYSMRNKEIKGALKKLTGWSLSTKNKISRFLP, from the coding sequence atgtccaaccaaaccactGTGActgagttccttctcctgggattctctgatgttcaggAGTTGCAGATTTTGCACTTTGTGGTATTTCTAGTGATTTATCTGGCAGCCCTGGTGGGGAATCTTCTTATCTTCATGGCCATAGCCTttgaccaccaccttcacacccccatgtacttcttcctgatgaatctgtccatcctggaccttggctccatctctgtcaccatccccaaatccttGGCCAATTACATGTTGAATACCAGGTCAATTTCTTATGCTGGGTGTGTTGCTCAAGTCTTTCTCTTCATCTTCTTCACTGAGGCTGACTTTGCTTTCCTCACCGTAATGGCATATGATCGATATGTTgccatctgcaaaccactgcactatgagactgtgatgaacaggagagcttgtgtccaaatggcagccagtgcctggatcagtggGATTCTCTACTCTGTGCTACACACCGGGAACACATTTGCATTGACCTTCTGTGGAGCcaacatggtggatcagttcttctgtgaaatctcCCAGCTACTCAAACTCGCCTGCTCCGACTCATATCTCACTGAAGTTGGGGTTATTGCATTTAAtgtatgtttaactttaagcttctttgttttaataattgtGTCATATGTTCAGGTCTTCACCAcagtgctgagaatcccctctgagcaaGTCTGgcataaagccttctccacctgcctccctcacctcattgtggtctcCTTGTTTGTTTGCACTGGCGCCTTTGCTtacctgaaacccacctccagctcaatATCAGGGCTGGATCTCTtcgtggctgttctctattccgtgGTGCCTCCCATGATGAATCCCATAATCTACAGCATGAGGAACAAAGAGATCAAAGGTGCCCTGAAGAAACTGACTGGGTGGTCATTATCCACCAAGAATAAAATTTCCAGATTTCTCCCATGA